From a single Methylacidiphilum kamchatkense Kam1 genomic region:
- a CDS encoding lytic transglycosylase domain-containing protein, giving the protein MTKTINLILILFLTVVIILFLWQDIASKIEMKYDDLIAEYAHEYGVDPLLIKAVIWKESRFRPQKIGKNGERGLMQIREPALKDWIQKEKAQPISIDALLDPKLNIQIGSWYLGQALQRWQKTDNPAVFALAEYNAGRRNALHWVDPQNPTSSAAFLQKIDFPSTKSYILKILERYKEYKNGFFWLSWNEVLTFLGGEDGKENLSNKKTQQQDFKKDLPIEKQGP; this is encoded by the coding sequence ATGACAAAAACGATTAACCTGATTCTTATCCTATTTTTAACGGTCGTCATCATCCTTTTTCTATGGCAGGATATTGCTTCAAAAATCGAAATGAAATACGATGATCTCATTGCCGAATATGCTCATGAATATGGAGTTGATCCTCTGCTCATCAAAGCGGTCATTTGGAAAGAAAGTCGTTTTCGACCTCAAAAAATAGGGAAAAATGGGGAAAGAGGCTTAATGCAAATTAGAGAACCTGCACTCAAGGATTGGATACAGAAAGAAAAAGCCCAACCTATTTCTATCGATGCCCTTTTAGATCCTAAGTTAAACATTCAAATAGGTAGCTGGTATTTAGGCCAGGCTTTGCAACGATGGCAGAAAACGGATAATCCTGCTGTTTTCGCTCTTGCTGAATATAATGCAGGAAGACGCAATGCGCTGCATTGGGTGGATCCTCAAAATCCAACAAGTTCTGCAGCTTTTTTACAAAAAATCGATTTTCCTTCGACCAAAAGCTATATCTTAAAAATTCTCGAACGCTATAAAGAATATAAAAACGGGTTTTTTTGGCTTTCTTGGAATGAGGTGCTTACCTTCCTTGGAGGAGAAGATGGAAAGGAAAATCTTTCCAACAAAAAAACTCAGCAGCAAGATTTTAAAAAAGATCTTCCCATTGAAAAGCAGGGCCCTTAG
- a CDS encoding L,D-transpeptidase family protein — protein sequence MPFFLRLTDDGVGLHGGYLPGYAASHGCVRLPKSFAQDLYPLVPLGTPVVVRD from the coding sequence ATGCCCTTTTTCCTTAGGCTAACTGATGACGGCGTTGGTCTTCATGGGGGCTATTTGCCTGGTTATGCTGCTTCGCATGGCTGCGTAAGGCTTCCGAAAAGTTTTGCTCAAGATCTTTACCCCCTCGTTCCCTTAGGTACTCCTGTTGTCGTGAGAGATTAA
- a CDS encoding YhjD/YihY/BrkB family envelope integrity protein: protein MKFLFNLFKGAAWGWIKHNASKMGAALSCYILFSIIPLILVLVSLASLFLDPIKVNQEILFILLQILGDESINLFKNYPFHISFEFWKNPRELFTVIFSLLFGASGAFMELQKSLNEIWEIVPGKEAGIWHFVQRQFFSFVIVFFLDCYCSFFFYCPQHF from the coding sequence ATGAAATTTCTTTTTAATCTTTTTAAAGGGGCTGCTTGGGGATGGATAAAACATAATGCTTCGAAAATGGGAGCAGCCCTTTCCTGTTATATCCTATTTTCTATTATTCCGCTCATATTAGTACTCGTTTCTCTCGCCAGCCTTTTCCTTGATCCAATAAAAGTCAATCAAGAAATTCTATTCATTCTTTTACAAATTTTAGGGGATGAATCTATCAATCTTTTTAAGAATTATCCATTTCATATTTCTTTTGAGTTTTGGAAAAACCCTCGAGAGCTCTTTACCGTGATTTTTTCGTTGCTCTTTGGTGCTTCTGGAGCATTTATGGAATTACAAAAATCTCTTAATGAAATATGGGAAATAGTCCCCGGCAAGGAAGCCGGGATATGGCATTTTGTCCAAAGACAATTTTTTTCTTTTGTTATCGTTTTTTTTCTGGATTGTTACTGCTCCTTTTTCTTTTATTGTCCACAACATTTTTAG
- a CDS encoding L,D-transpeptidase family protein, with product MPAIWWNVNPSEKVTKLEINLSEQKLYVYQGGRLAAISPICSGTKDHPTPLGRFTVINKEILHRSNKYGCFVDSKGKIIYANATVGMTPLLGFIMSQLTCPFSLG from the coding sequence TTGCCTGCTATCTGGTGGAACGTTAATCCTTCTGAAAAAGTAACCAAGCTTGAGATCAACCTCAGCGAACAAAAGCTCTACGTTTATCAAGGGGGCAGACTGGCTGCGATCTCTCCCATTTGTTCTGGAACCAAAGATCATCCCACTCCCCTTGGAAGATTTACCGTCATCAATAAAGAAATTCTTCATCGGTCAAACAAGTATGGCTGCTTCGTCGATTCAAAAGGAAAAATAATCTACGCTAATGCCACAGTGGGGATGACTCCCCTGCTGGGCTTCATTATGAGCCAGCTGACATGCCCTTTTTCCTTAGGCTAA
- a CDS encoding YihY/virulence factor BrkB family protein has protein sequence MSTTFLETASFLREFSPELKKYIPEGIQLASFIAEGFVFALLYKILPDTKVCFKDVWFGAVFAATLIFIGKSLLWISLKKSAVATIYGAGGSAIMLLLWIFYCSQIFFFGAELCREYALSTSKERKASKINQNRFPYLNRS, from the coding sequence TTGTCCACAACATTTTTAGAAACCGCTTCTTTTTTAAGAGAATTTTCTCCAGAATTAAAAAAATATATCCCCGAAGGTATTCAACTGGCCAGTTTTATTGCAGAAGGATTTGTATTTGCTTTACTGTACAAAATCTTACCCGATACTAAAGTTTGTTTCAAAGATGTTTGGTTTGGAGCGGTTTTTGCCGCCACTTTAATTTTTATTGGGAAATCCCTATTATGGATCTCATTAAAAAAGAGTGCTGTGGCAACGATTTATGGCGCTGGAGGATCAGCCATAATGCTTCTACTTTGGATATTTTACTGTTCTCAAATTTTCTTTTTTGGTGCCGAACTTTGTCGAGAATATGCGCTGTCCACTTCAAAAGAAAGAAAAGCAAGCAAGATAAATCAAAACCGTTTCCCCTATTTAAATCGTAGCTAG
- a CDS encoding DUF423 domain-containing protein, with protein sequence MWKTAVQYHFIHVLALLFIGNQRKGFWIPFFLFFLGIVFLVAHFIF encoded by the coding sequence ATGTGGAAAACAGCTGTCCAATATCATTTTATCCATGTCTTAGCTCTCTTGTTTATTGGAAATCAAAGGAAAGGCTTTTGGATTCCTTTCTTTTTATTTTTTCTTGGGATTGTTTTTTTAGTGGCTCACTTTATATTTTAG
- a CDS encoding Ppx/GppA phosphatase family protein produces MIFSQQNPSIENNSGTNAFCESSENRNYFAVYDIGSNTIKFLTARKKDEKTIDFLLHLSYTTRLADKLFFTGELSQDAIHRTLEILRQLRMRADNLKVGSRIAAATSAVRDSKNRKKFLKEAEEVLGHKILLLSGEDEAKTIYRGVSSDPSLQGKDNLLTVLDVGGGSSEWICGKGKKPERFLSLPLGAIRIKDRFITEYPIGTKTVAQMLLCLEKQLKEQLKDFKNYSQKIIGTGGTVAAMANMFQESPKEDFLKTHLYVLETDAIQKKIEELSRYDLTKLATVPGLPQNRIEIIIPGMAVVFSTLSVLGANSITSSIRGLRYGLLDLLMNESSKL; encoded by the coding sequence ATGATCTTTTCTCAGCAAAATCCTTCTATTGAAAACAATTCAGGAACAAATGCTTTTTGTGAGTCTTCAGAAAACCGGAACTATTTTGCCGTTTATGATATTGGAAGCAATACAATAAAATTTCTAACAGCAAGGAAGAAAGACGAAAAAACTATCGATTTTCTTTTGCATCTGAGTTATACGACAAGGCTTGCTGATAAGCTCTTTTTTACAGGAGAACTTTCTCAGGATGCCATTCATAGGACCTTAGAAATCCTGCGACAGCTTCGGATGCGGGCTGATAATTTAAAAGTAGGCAGTCGCATAGCCGCAGCCACCAGTGCCGTACGAGATAGTAAAAATAGGAAAAAATTTTTAAAAGAAGCCGAAGAGGTACTTGGTCATAAAATTCTTTTGTTAAGTGGGGAAGACGAAGCAAAAACCATCTATAGAGGCGTCAGTTCTGATCCTTCCCTTCAGGGAAAAGATAACCTTCTAACTGTCCTTGATGTGGGCGGGGGAAGTTCGGAATGGATTTGTGGCAAAGGTAAAAAACCAGAACGGTTTTTAAGCCTTCCTTTGGGGGCCATTCGAATCAAAGACCGGTTTATTACAGAGTATCCTATTGGTACAAAAACTGTGGCTCAAATGCTGCTTTGTCTGGAAAAACAGTTAAAAGAACAGTTAAAGGATTTTAAAAACTACTCTCAGAAAATCATTGGAACAGGCGGGACTGTTGCAGCCATGGCAAATATGTTTCAAGAATCTCCAAAAGAAGATTTTTTGAAAACGCATCTTTATGTACTGGAGACAGATGCCATTCAAAAAAAAATAGAAGAGCTTTCTCGCTATGATTTAACAAAACTTGCCACGGTTCCCGGATTACCTCAAAATCGGATTGAAATCATTATCCCTGGAATGGCTGTTGTTTTTTCAACATTATCTGTTTTAGGAGCCAACTCCATTACCTCCAGTATCCGCGGGTTACGCTATGGCCTTCTTGATTTACTTATGAATGAATCCAGCAAGCTTTAA
- a CDS encoding nitroreductase family protein — MGKSLEERYFAVFDYHERTKHRLQAYAPSPMFLDWENEPFLFRVYEGAFKVFLPILKDIPSPSFDSLGFKSIDPQPISMESISLFLLDSLAISAWKSAPGLMPWSLRINPSSGNLHPTEVYLVLDAIGNEETETALYHYCALYHCLEKRAILGKNLLREWGLTNQFFLVGISSIFWRESWKYGERAYRYCQLDIGHVLGTISYAAAMLGWNTYMIEGVGTELLGSILGIASQRGMEKEHPETLLLISPPQKKKPQLFITEEKFKKLIPKTLFGIPNRLSKEHFPWPIIEKISEACQQASSFPIAIQLDKELFPNDSQSIPSFDREIAAREIIRRRRSAQAMDSKAWLDKDHFRLLLQKIKSTLSNRKFPFDLFRENFIVALLFFVNRIEGLPRGLYLLNISSDLARITQMLDQDFLWEIIFAPLPFFFLKPFRTERIVQTIHCHQSIASNGFFSLGIIVEFEKSLQLVGPTVYPELFWQCGLLGQFLYLEAEASGFRGTGIGCFFDDECHRLLGINDKQWQSLYHFTIGKEIIDERIQKIDPYFFLEKIRKELVNIRS; from the coding sequence ATGGGAAAGAGTTTAGAAGAACGGTATTTTGCTGTGTTTGACTACCATGAGAGAACAAAGCATCGGCTTCAAGCATATGCTCCCTCCCCGATGTTCCTTGATTGGGAAAACGAACCTTTCCTGTTCCGTGTTTATGAAGGGGCATTTAAAGTTTTTCTGCCAATACTAAAAGACATTCCTTCTCCGTCTTTTGATTCCCTTGGCTTTAAGTCTATCGATCCGCAACCTATTTCTATGGAGTCGATCAGTCTTTTTTTATTGGATAGTTTAGCTATCTCTGCTTGGAAATCAGCTCCAGGGCTTATGCCTTGGAGTTTGCGAATAAACCCTTCTAGCGGCAATCTCCATCCTACCGAAGTATATTTAGTACTCGATGCGATAGGGAATGAAGAAACCGAAACGGCTTTATACCATTACTGTGCTCTTTATCATTGTTTAGAAAAAAGGGCTATCCTAGGAAAAAATCTCCTTAGGGAATGGGGACTGACTAATCAATTTTTTCTTGTTGGAATAAGTTCTATTTTTTGGAGAGAATCCTGGAAATATGGAGAAAGAGCCTATAGATATTGCCAGTTGGACATCGGACATGTTTTAGGAACGATCAGTTACGCGGCTGCCATGCTTGGCTGGAATACCTATATGATCGAAGGAGTAGGCACGGAGCTGCTTGGCTCTATCTTAGGAATTGCTTCTCAAAGAGGAATGGAAAAAGAACATCCAGAAACACTTTTATTAATCAGTCCTCCACAAAAGAAAAAGCCACAGCTTTTCATAACAGAAGAAAAATTTAAAAAACTTATTCCTAAGACGCTTTTTGGCATTCCCAATAGACTCAGTAAGGAACATTTTCCTTGGCCTATAATAGAAAAAATCAGCGAAGCCTGCCAGCAAGCCTCTTCTTTCCCTATTGCAATACAATTAGATAAAGAACTGTTTCCGAATGATTCACAAAGTATTCCCTCCTTTGATCGAGAGATTGCTGCAAGAGAAATTATTAGAAGAAGGAGGAGTGCTCAGGCTATGGACAGTAAAGCCTGGCTTGATAAGGACCATTTTCGTCTTCTGCTTCAAAAAATAAAAAGTACTCTGAGCAATCGAAAGTTTCCATTTGATCTTTTTAGAGAAAATTTTATCGTGGCTTTACTTTTCTTTGTCAATCGGATCGAAGGACTGCCTCGAGGATTATATCTTTTGAATATTTCTTCGGATCTAGCAAGAATTACCCAAATGCTAGATCAAGACTTTTTATGGGAAATCATCTTTGCACCTCTTCCTTTTTTCTTTCTTAAGCCGTTTCGCACAGAAAGGATTGTTCAAACCATTCATTGTCACCAATCGATAGCTTCTAATGGGTTTTTCTCGCTTGGCATCATTGTTGAATTTGAGAAATCTCTCCAACTTGTTGGCCCAACTGTTTATCCGGAGCTTTTTTGGCAATGCGGTCTCTTAGGCCAATTTCTTTATCTTGAAGCAGAAGCCAGTGGATTTAGAGGAACTGGCATAGGCTGTTTTTTCGATGATGAATGCCATAGACTGCTCGGAATAAACGATAAACAATGGCAATCTCTTTATCATTTTACCATCGGAAAAGAAATCATTGATGAGAGGATTCAAAAAATCGATCCTTACTTTTTCCTAGAAAAAATAAGGAAAGAGCTTGTTAATATTAGAAGCTAA
- the mutS gene encoding DNA mismatch repair protein MutS → MKEKENLTPMMRQYWEIKQKLPPDVLLLFRLGDFFELFLDDAKEGARILNLVLTQRQGVPMCGVPVENIEGYVSKLVKAGKRVALCDQMEQPKPGQLVKREIVRILSPGSNGYSANLDPKEHQFCMSLYRWKKKFGVALMDITTGLFLSGQLDDEKEIMELINRYGPVEIILAEGAEFLFIRQNEHGKEIIEGISQECYVHRYFPWAFDLEEAKNFLMAHFKVSSLDGFGLRDMAAAICAAGALLRYFSEVLHQSISHIVTILQLSNNEVLWLDSIAQKTLEVIQANSKSGKSLFNAIDKTLTPGGGRLLRRWLSEPSRCLHVIQERQQAIALWVNHQQKREQLREILKKFGDLERLLSKVSQGYVNPRELLSLKESLQRLPLITELLSGIQDEKLRAMAHDISIENDIVTELDKALEENPPFSIKEGGIIKKGYCEQLDELRDLSEQGQKLLIDFEQQEREKTGIKTLKIKYNQVFGYLIEISHAQAKSVPSYYERRQTLANVERFITRELKEIEQKILGSKNRANELEQELFSKLREKISLRIPVLQKTVDVINKLDVFSSLASLAQEKRYCRPSIVDEPIIEIEEGRHPIVEQCLPSEDFVPNSTFLGPDSRILILTGPNMAGKSTYIRQVALICLLAHTGSFVPAKRAKIGLLDRIFTRIGSSDDLAMGQSTFLVEMNETANILHNATERSLVILDEVGRGTSTFDGLSLAWAIVEDLYKTNKSLTLFATHYHELAKLADFYPEIKNYSMAVVETNGNVVFLRKVVQGSMNKSYGIQVAKLAGIPERVIEKAKKILALMESDKKKKTVPKKLKEEAESPSLFPHLFNQKE, encoded by the coding sequence ATGAAAGAAAAAGAAAATTTGACTCCCATGATGCGGCAGTATTGGGAGATCAAACAAAAACTGCCTCCCGATGTACTTCTTCTCTTTCGTTTAGGAGATTTTTTTGAACTGTTCTTAGATGATGCTAAGGAAGGAGCCAGGATCCTGAATCTCGTATTGACACAGCGGCAGGGGGTGCCGATGTGTGGGGTGCCTGTAGAGAATATCGAAGGGTATGTTTCTAAACTGGTCAAGGCTGGCAAAAGAGTGGCTTTGTGTGATCAGATGGAACAACCCAAGCCTGGACAACTTGTCAAAAGAGAAATCGTCAGAATCCTATCCCCTGGCAGTAACGGTTATAGTGCTAACCTTGATCCTAAAGAACACCAATTTTGCATGAGTTTGTACCGTTGGAAAAAGAAATTTGGCGTTGCTTTAATGGATATTACTACAGGGCTTTTCCTTTCTGGACAGCTGGATGACGAAAAAGAGATTATGGAGCTAATAAACCGCTATGGTCCCGTAGAAATTATCCTAGCGGAGGGAGCCGAATTTTTATTTATACGACAGAATGAGCATGGCAAAGAGATCATTGAAGGGATTAGCCAAGAATGTTATGTGCACCGATATTTTCCCTGGGCTTTTGATTTAGAAGAGGCGAAAAATTTTTTAATGGCCCATTTTAAGGTTTCCTCTTTAGATGGCTTTGGGCTCAGAGATATGGCTGCTGCGATTTGTGCTGCAGGAGCTTTACTTCGCTATTTCAGTGAGGTACTTCATCAAAGCATTTCCCATATTGTTACAATCCTTCAGCTCTCAAATAATGAGGTTCTTTGGCTTGACTCCATTGCTCAAAAGACTTTGGAGGTCATTCAAGCCAATTCCAAATCCGGAAAAAGCCTTTTCAATGCCATAGACAAGACATTGACTCCTGGAGGAGGCAGGCTTCTTCGAAGGTGGCTTTCTGAGCCTTCAAGATGCCTCCATGTCATTCAAGAAAGACAACAAGCCATAGCCCTTTGGGTCAACCATCAACAAAAAAGAGAACAGCTGCGTGAGATCCTTAAAAAATTTGGGGATCTGGAAAGACTTCTTTCCAAAGTTTCTCAAGGCTATGTGAATCCAAGGGAACTGTTAAGTCTTAAAGAGTCGTTGCAAAGACTACCCCTCATTACTGAACTACTTTCTGGTATCCAAGATGAAAAGTTAAGGGCCATGGCCCATGACATTTCCATTGAAAATGATATTGTTACTGAGCTTGATAAGGCGCTAGAAGAAAATCCTCCTTTTTCCATAAAAGAAGGAGGGATAATCAAAAAAGGATATTGTGAGCAACTTGATGAGCTCCGAGATTTGTCCGAACAGGGACAGAAGTTGCTAATCGATTTTGAGCAGCAAGAAAGAGAAAAAACTGGTATTAAGACTCTAAAAATCAAATACAATCAAGTCTTTGGGTATTTAATAGAGATAAGCCATGCGCAGGCAAAATCCGTTCCCTCTTATTATGAAAGGCGGCAAACCCTAGCCAATGTGGAACGCTTTATTACTAGAGAACTGAAGGAAATTGAACAGAAGATTCTGGGATCAAAAAATCGGGCTAATGAATTAGAACAAGAACTGTTTTCTAAATTAAGAGAAAAAATTAGCCTTAGAATCCCTGTTCTCCAAAAAACAGTCGATGTGATCAACAAGCTCGATGTTTTTTCTTCCCTGGCTTCCTTAGCTCAAGAAAAAAGATACTGTAGGCCATCGATAGTAGACGAACCTATAATAGAGATTGAGGAGGGTAGACATCCCATTGTCGAACAATGTCTTCCTTCAGAAGATTTCGTTCCCAATTCCACCTTTCTTGGACCGGATAGTAGAATTTTGATACTCACTGGACCCAACATGGCTGGAAAAAGTACCTATATTAGACAAGTAGCTCTTATTTGTCTTTTAGCCCATACTGGTTCTTTTGTTCCTGCCAAACGAGCCAAAATTGGACTTTTAGACAGAATTTTTACCCGTATAGGCTCTAGCGATGATTTAGCCATGGGTCAAAGCACCTTCCTAGTAGAAATGAACGAAACGGCCAACATTCTTCATAATGCCACAGAGAGAAGTTTGGTAATCCTTGATGAAGTAGGAAGGGGAACAAGTACCTTCGATGGATTATCTCTTGCATGGGCTATAGTGGAAGATTTGTATAAGACCAATAAATCACTGACGCTTTTTGCTACTCATTATCACGAGTTAGCCAAGTTAGCTGATTTCTATCCAGAAATTAAAAACTATTCAATGGCTGTGGTGGAAACAAATGGGAATGTGGTTTTCTTAAGAAAAGTTGTCCAAGGGAGCATGAACAAAAGCTATGGGATTCAAGTTGCAAAACTTGCTGGAATCCCAGAAAGAGTGATAGAGAAAGCAAAAAAAATCCTCGCCTTGATGGAATCAGATAAAAAAAAGAAAACAGTTCCCAAAAAATTAAAAGAGGAAGCTGAAAGCCCATCGTTGTTTCCCCATCTATTCAATCAAAAGGAATAA
- a CDS encoding glutamate decarboxylase, whose protein sequence is MHTLFDNHNHDKLEEIIYPAYARRDMVEPVPKYQLPTKGMPPEVAAQIIRDELMLEGNPRLNLATFVTTWMEKEAKELITETLDKNLIDKDEYPQTAEIEKRCVRMIAKLFHGAAHEKPIGTSTIGSSEAIMLAGLAMKWNWKKRQKKTGNSSNVPNLVMGTNVQVVWEKFCRYFEVEPRMIPVVPGSYSTNPDNVASYLDENTIGVVAILGTTYTGEFEPIEQIHEVIKDFSITNGVKIPLHIDAASGGFVAPFIHPELQWDFRLPLVESINVSGHKYGLVYPGIGWVIWRSESSLPEELIFKVNYLGGELPTFTLNFSRPGSQVIAQYYNFLRLGKEGYTNIFKAMQAISLHLADQIDSLGIFHMISRGKDIPVICFEIKTEEPFTVFDLSYRLREKGWQIPAYFMPPNAQNTAVMRIVIREGFSRDMADLLFKDIKTSVDELRSKTHRHPPKKSLRFIH, encoded by the coding sequence ATGCATACACTATTCGACAATCATAACCACGACAAACTAGAAGAAATTATTTATCCAGCTTATGCAAGGCGGGATATGGTCGAGCCCGTTCCGAAGTATCAACTGCCCACAAAAGGCATGCCACCAGAGGTAGCTGCTCAAATTATAAGAGATGAATTAATGCTAGAAGGTAATCCACGACTTAATTTAGCTACCTTTGTGACGACATGGATGGAAAAAGAGGCAAAAGAACTTATAACCGAAACATTGGATAAAAACTTAATAGACAAAGATGAATATCCCCAAACGGCTGAAATAGAGAAAAGATGTGTGCGGATGATTGCCAAACTTTTTCATGGTGCCGCTCATGAAAAGCCCATTGGGACCTCAACAATAGGTTCTTCGGAAGCCATTATGCTTGCTGGGTTGGCCATGAAATGGAATTGGAAAAAAAGACAAAAGAAAACAGGGAATTCCTCCAACGTGCCTAATCTGGTTATGGGAACCAATGTTCAGGTGGTTTGGGAAAAATTTTGTAGATACTTCGAGGTGGAGCCCCGCATGATCCCTGTTGTTCCAGGCAGTTACTCAACAAATCCAGATAATGTAGCTTCGTACTTAGATGAAAATACGATAGGGGTTGTTGCCATTCTAGGAACGACTTATACAGGAGAGTTTGAACCAATTGAACAAATTCATGAGGTGATAAAGGATTTCTCCATAACCAATGGCGTTAAAATTCCCCTACATATCGATGCAGCCAGTGGTGGATTCGTAGCTCCATTCATTCACCCAGAGCTTCAATGGGATTTTCGACTTCCTCTGGTCGAATCCATAAATGTTTCTGGTCATAAATATGGGCTGGTTTATCCTGGAATAGGATGGGTCATTTGGAGAAGTGAATCGTCCTTACCGGAAGAACTCATCTTCAAAGTCAATTATCTTGGTGGGGAACTTCCCACATTTACCTTGAATTTTTCAAGGCCTGGAAGCCAGGTCATTGCCCAGTATTATAACTTTCTTAGATTAGGGAAAGAAGGGTATACAAATATTTTCAAAGCTATGCAGGCTATCAGTCTCCATTTGGCTGATCAAATTGATTCCCTTGGAATATTCCATATGATCAGTCGAGGCAAAGACATCCCAGTTATCTGTTTTGAGATAAAGACCGAAGAGCCATTTACTGTATTTGATCTTTCATACCGGCTTAGAGAAAAAGGATGGCAGATCCCTGCTTATTTTATGCCTCCAAATGCACAAAATACCGCGGTCATGCGGATCGTTATCCGAGAAGGCTTTTCTAGAGACATGGCAGATCTGCTTTTTAAGGATATCAAAACCTCGGTTGATGAACTCCGATCAAAGACCCACAGGCATCCACCAAAAAAATCTCTCCGATTTATTCATTGA